The genomic DNA CAGGCACCGCGACAGATCTTTGCCGACCCATGCGTGCACGTCTGCGGGATATTGTTCTTCGGCCTGTTCTGGCTTTCGATGCTGTTGGGAATGTCGGAAGAACGGCTGCCCGATTTTCCCGCGCAAGTGGTGGGCGAAGCGCAGTTGGAGCAAATGGAATCGAACTTCGAAGCCGAACTCGACGCCGGCTTTGACCATTACGTGATGATGGCCAGCTTCTACATCCGGCATAACACGGGGATCGGCCTGCAGTGTTTCGCCTATGGAATCCTGATCATTCCTTGCATCTTCACGTTGGCTTACAACGCGGTGGCGCTCGGGACCAGCTTTGGATACATGGCTCGCGATTCAACCACGGGCGGCGATAATTTTTTCGAATTCGTGACCGCCCACGGACCGTTCGAACTGACAGCGATCGTGCTTTCGGCAGCGGCGGGATTACGGTTGGGGTTGGGGCTGATTTCGACGACCGGTTTGCGACGTGGGGATTCATTGAAAGTCAGCGCGATCCGCGCGATCCCGGTGATTGCTGCCGCATCGGTTTTGTTTTTCCTGGCGGCGATCACCGAAGGCTTTCTGTCTCCCAGTCCGCTTCCGTACACGATCAAAGCGATGTGGGCGATCCTTTCCAGCGGCGCGATGACCTTCTATTTTGTGGTGTTGGGATTTCCCAGGGCGGGCATCGATGCAACTTGACCGCACACACGTTGTTGTTCGCCCGCGATCCAATAGCGAGCTATGTGACCTGACGCTGTTGTTGATGCGTCAGTATTGCATTCCGTTGTGCGTCGCGTTCCTGGCCGGCGTTCTGCCGCTGGCCTTGATGAATGCTGCCTTGATTGGATGGCTGCCGATCGAAGCCGAACTCGAAGGGATTGGCGACGACGAGACCTTTGCTTGGCGCAGCGAATATCTGTTTTTGATGGCTTCGCTGATCTTCCTCGAGGCGCCGTTGGCGGGGGTTTTTGCAACGCTTTACATCGGCCAAGCCGTCTTTGAACAGCGACCTACCTGGCGACAGGTGGCGCGCGATGCCTGGGCGACCTGGCACCGTTGGGTTTGGAAATTAGGCGTCTTGCGAGGGCCGGTGCCCGCGGTACTGCTGCTGGTTTGGACCTGGTCGCTAGGCGACGCCGACGGCTTGGCTGTCTTTTTTATGATGTTGCTGCTGATGTACGTCGGCACCCTGCGAGCCTTCCGCCCTCACACGCCCGAAATCCTGCTATTGGAACGCTGCCCCTTGCGACGCGGCGCGACGGGGGCGGTCACCTACAGCCACCGCAGCCACTTGTTTCACACGCCCGTCGCGGGGGATTCGGTCAACCGTTTCGTGACGATGTTGCTGTTGTCGGGCATGCTGACGGTATCGCTGTTCTTCGCGATGATCTTCTTACAGGGCGTCTTTGCCCAGCGATGGTCGTTTAACATTGTCGCCCAATTGGTCTATGTGCCGGCCGCGATGTGGATCGTCGCCGGATACACCGTACTGTTCCGATTCCTGTGCTATTTGGACAATCGCATTCGGCTGGAAGGATGGGACGTCGAACTGGGGCTTCGCGCCGAGGTCCAGCGTCAATTTGGAGATCCCCAATCGCAGCAACCGGCTCCAGGAGTTGGCGGATGATCGTCAAATCAATCGACGCGGTGGTTCGCGTGATCTTGGATCGTCGGCCGTCTATTGAAGACGCTTGCTGTTGGCGAATGTTCCTCTTCGTCAGCTGGCTTACGCTGGCGGCGAACACATCGGTTCCCGCGGCGCACGGAGAAGCGATGCCGGCCGCGAGCGTGACCGAAACCTCCCAACCGATCGGCCGCCAAGCGCTACGGTCGTTGGGCAAGGTGCCGTGGTATAGCGGTGACGAAGATCGGATCAAAGCGGTCCCGGTCGAAAGCACCGATGCATCCGACGCCGATGTAGCGGCGCGAACCTCGGGATACGTCGGCATCGACAACGGCAAATCCACGACACCCCAGAACTTCGATTCGATATTGGAAATGATCGGGCAAGTCATCGCATGGTCGCTGTTGGCGGTCGTGCTGCTGTTGATCTTCGCGGCGATCGGTTATGCGTTCATCCTGCACGAACGCGACCGCGCCCGGCGGAGGGGAGCGGCAGGAAACCACCGCGAGGACCCGAGCGAAACGGCCGAACGACTCGAACGCTTGCCGGTACGGATCGATCACCCCGCATCGAACCTGTTGGGCGAAGCCCGGCGATTGATGGAGTTAGGGCGTTACAACGAAGCGATCATCTATCTATTCAGCCACGAACTGGTTCAACTGGATCGACACCAATTGCTGCGGCTAGCGCGTGGCAAAACCAATCGTCAATACCTGCGTGAAATCCGTCAGTCGAATGCGCTGCAAGCGATTTTGCACGACACGATCCACGCCTTTGAAGACGCCTTCTTTGGCGATCACACCCTCACGCGACAACGCTTTCAACGTTGTTGGGAACAGCTGGACAACTTCCACGCGGCGATTGATCAAACGGGCAACAAAGGAGCCTCCGCATGAGACGCTCTTGGGGCCCTTGGGGACTGATCGTGTTGGTCGTGATCGCGTGGGGGATCTATGCAATCCTCACCCGCCCACAAAGATTGACCACGCCGTACGGATACTCCTACTCCCATCAAGGAACGAAAAGCATCAATGGCGTCGCGGGGTTTCGGCGGATGTACGAACTGCGCGACTGGGAGACCGAAACGCTCAAGCGACTGTCGCTCGCGGCCGAATCGCTGGACACGATCGTCTGGTTTCCCGATGCCGAACAGGTTCCCAGCCGCAGAGCGACCCAGTGGTTGGACGAATGGTTGGCGAACAAACCGCGGACGCTGATCTATGTGCTGCGTGGCCTGCAATCGACCGAACCGATGTATTGGAAACAAGCGATGGCCGATGCCGAAGCCGAGCATCGAATGGAGTTTCGGCGGCGGCAAATTCGGACACAGATCGTGGAAGAAGCTTCCGTTCCAGGGGCGAAGCCCATTGCCGGTTTAAATTCGTTCAGCAATGGTTGGTTCACTGCCGACTTTACGCCGCGTTGGAGAACCGCCCGAGGGTTTACTGGCGACTGGTCCCAGGAGCCCCTGCGGTTGCCGCAACGTATGACGACGCGTGCGACGATCCGCCCCTACGATCCAGACACCGACGACCAACTGACTGCGGGAACCTTCAGCAGCGATACCGTCGACGAGGAAGAACCGACAGACTGCGCGTTCGATCCGCTGGTAACCTCCGACGCCGGAGACGTGGTCGCCGCGCGCGTGACCTCCGATTGGTGGCCCGATTCGCAAGTCCTGGTGCTGTGCACCGGCGAACCGTTGTTGAACCTTTCGCTTGCCGATCCGATCAACGCCGCGTTTGCCGAGCGCTTGATCGCCGCATCGGGCCCGCCGGGAACGGTCGGATTCCTGCGGACCGATAGGTTTGGTGCCCGTGTCCAAGGAGATTCCGACGACGAACTGGCCGCGGGCATGGAATTGCTGACGCAGTGGCCGTTGAGCATGACAACGATGCATGTCGTGTTGCTGGGATTTGTTGCGATCCTCGCACTGCTACCGATCTTTGGCCGGCCGCGACGACTGCCCCCACCCGCCACGGGCGACTTCGGCGAACATGTCTCGGCCGTCGCCGACATGCTTCGGCGCAGCGGAGATGCCGACTATGCGCGGCAACGAATTTCCGAATACTTCGTGCAGGTTCGCGGCGAGGATTCGGGCCCATGGGTGCTGCCAACCGCTCCCACTGCGAATGAGAAACCACCAGGAGAAACACCGTGATCGAGACCAATCCGCCGTCGTCAGAGCGCTTTGAACGGGCACGCGAGATCTATCAAAGGATCACCCAACAGATCGGCAAACTGTACGTCGGCCAAGACGAATTGGTGTTAGGCACGTTGACGGCACTGTTTAGCCATGGACACGTGTTGATCGAAAGCGTCCCGGGTTTGGGCAAGACGTTGTTCGTTCGCACGTTGGGCAAAGTGCTCGGTTGCCAATTCGGACGGATTCAATTCACTGCCGACCTGATGCCCTCAGACATCACCGGCGCGCCGGTCTTTGACATGAAGGAATCGGAGTTCCGATTTCATCCTGGCCCTGTCTTCACTCAGCTGTTGCTGGCCGACGAGATCAACCGATCGCCCGCCAAAACGCATGCCGCTCTGTTAGAGATCATGCAGGAATACCGCGTCACGATCGACGGCGTGAGCCATGAAGTGCCGCGACCGTTCCTGGTCCTGGCGACTCAAAATCCGCTGGAGAGCGAAGGAACCTACAACCTGCCCGAAGCCCAGCTGGATCGGTTCATGTTCAAATTGATCATCGACTATCCCAGCAGCCAACAGGAGGCCGAGATCCTGCGTATGCACAGCTTGCAGATCGACCTGAACAAACGACTGCACGACGAGATTGAAACGGTCACATCGCCGCAGGAAATTCGTGAGATCATCGCGCTTTGTGGGCAAGTGCGGATCGACGACGCGTTGGTCGATTACATCAATAGCCTCGTTCGTTTAACGCGCAACTGGCCCTCGTTACATATCGGCGCGTCGCCCCGCGCGGGGATCGCGTTGATGCAGTCCGCTCGCACCCTGGCTGCGTTTGGCGGACGCGATTATGCGACCCCCGACGACGTGGTCGAAGTCGTGTTGCCGGCGCTGCGCCATCGCGTGCAATTGACGGCCGAAGCGGAAGTCGAAGGCCGACGGGTCGACGAGGAGCTGACTTCGCTGATCCGTTCGGTCGAAGTCCCGCGCAGCTGAATCACAGCCGGAACCCCCCTTCGGCGCACCATCCTTCCCTCCACGTAGCATTTACGGCACCCACAGTGCCTCTAAAATCGCTAGCAATGGTTCCCCCGCCTGTCGCCCCCGCCTAGACCTCGACCCCACTTTTATCCTAGGATTGTGGGCAAGCTGCGTTTCAACGCGGCCAACATTGCTTGGTGCAACGTTTGCTGCGACGATCAACGGACTGTTCTAAATGCCCCTCCAGACCCCGCCCTCATCGAATGCCGACGACGCGATCCGCCAGATCGCTGGCTACCTGAACTTCTCGTCGGGCGCTAGCGACCCTCACACGCTGGCCAATATCGATCGATTGTGTCAGCCCTCGCTGGCGACCGATCCGTTGTTCAGCCAAGCCGCTTGGTTGAACCTGGGCGATCGGATCAAGACCGCCCTGGCCGAATTGGAAGGGACCAGCAGCGCGTTTGCGAGTGTCGAACAGGCACGGACCGTGGTCCGTTTGGTCTGGAGCGATCTGCTGCCGGCGTACATCGATTTCCACCGCGACCTGTTGTTCCATCAACCGCCCGAAGTTTTGATCAACAGCTTTTTCTTAGGCCGCTGCATCGAAGCGGTCTTGCAGCAGGGAGGCCCCTGGGAAGAGACCGACCGGATCGTCGCCGGTGCAATCGCCAGTCTCAATAACTGCGTCGGATACCGTCCTGTAGCGACGTTGGAAAACCGCCGTTGCCAACCTTATCCGCATGAATGGGTCGCCCCGATTCCGTTGTATATCGAAGGCGTCGGAGTCGCGTCGGGGCGTTATCACGACGTGCTCGCCCGCGCGTTGGAGATCCTCCGGGCGACCGACGAATCGATTTTGCGCGCCGCGCATTTCGACGTTCGGCTCCTTTCGGAACTCGCTTACGATCCCCGCGCTTACGATTTTGATCATCCCGTCAATCGGCGCCCCAATTATCACTTTGGCACCTGGGACCCGCACGTCATCGATAACCAAGGTCGCTATCGGCGGTTCCTGGTACAACAGGTGACGCTCGACGCGTTGCTGAGCCGAGTGAACGAAGAGAGCGACCTGCCGAAGGAACAACTGGCCGAAGAGGCTGCCGCCGTTTTGGCGGGGACGATCCTCATGGCGTCGGGGATCAGCGGATGGGGCCCATCGGCGCATGCATCGACCGTGACGCTGGCAACCCTGTGTCCCGAGATCGCTCAGTTTCGCGATGAGTTTTACGACTTCCTGCTCAACAGCATGAGCGGTCCGCATGGCGAGCGGTTGAAAGCGGAAATGCTCGTCCGCCATCAAGCCTTTGGCGGCGCGCGACAGCATCTCAACGCGTCGCTCGCGCGGCAACGCGCCAAACAACTGCAACACGTTCACCTGGCCAAGCTTTACGCGCGGATGGGATATCCCGACGCGGCCAAGCGACAAAACGATGTCGTCCATGTGACCAATGCGCGGATGCAGAGCCGGATCGATTGCGCGATGACCGAAGGCCTGCGGGCGTTGCACAAAGGGGATTTGGCAACGGCTTCCGAAGTCCCTGCTCAAGTCATGGATCTGGTTCACCGCGGCATCGATTGCGGTGCGATGGTCGACCCGTGGAACATCATCGGATTCGCAGGAAATTTCTCTCGTTTCCACGGCCCCGACAGCGCGGTCCACGATCACCGTGTCGACGAATTGATCGGGTTGATGGAACAGTTGTTCGGCTACACGGCGCGCGTCTGGAGCGAGGCGGCGGCCGTCGATGATGAAAAAGCCTTTGCCTTGCTGGATCACCAGTTTCGTGAAGCGGCGATGTGGTGGCGGCAATTTGCGGCGCATGAAGTTGCCGACCTGGAAGCGACCGACCCGTTGGAGACTTACGAATCGGCCAAGCTCGTCGCCGGCGCGTTGCGGATCTGGCATCGCGGTGGCGCGTCCGTAGGGGACGTTAAATTCTGGGCCCCTCACGCGCAAGCCTTTGATTCTCCGCGAGCCTACGCGTTGGTGATCGGAGCGTTGTTGGAACGCGAGGATTTTGTCGCCTCGATGGCCCTGCTGATGCACTGGTTGGGGAACGCTGCGGAAGTCGGCCTCGAGCGTGGCAACAGCTCTTTCCCGCGGATCGCCGAACGCTGGTTGGCCAGCTTGCGACAGACCGCTCGCCGCGGCGATCGCACCAAACCCGGCGCCGCCCGCCCCTGGGAACTGGTACACAAATTTTTCGACTACCTGGAAGCCAACGCGGAAGAGTTTTGGGAACCGCCACGTTTCGCACTGGGCGAACATTCGACACGGAAACGCGACTGGGATCGCGAACTCGAAGCGGTCGAACAGGGGGATGACGAAGACGAAGACGGCAAGGACCTGTTCGACGCCGCGTACGAAAACGTCACCTACCAAGACACGACCAACGACGGCTTTGAAGGGGCCGTGTTTGAAGAGGGAGACGGCAGCCAAGACGAATTGGAAGCCGAATCGCGTCGGCTGGCCGAACACCTGAGCTTCCTGACTTCGCTGTCGCGGTTGTGGGTCATCGCTGCCGATTTCCGCAGCATCGCTCACGCGGAAGCATCGGAACAGAACGATCTCGAACTGGTCGGCCGACGGGTCGACCTGATGGCTCAATGGACGCAACAAGCGGCTCACAATCGAGCCGGTTTGTTGGAACTGTTAGAAGCGGTCCAGCACTACCGGATTCCCACCGGTGGGGCTGACGACGATTCGATGAGCACTTACGATCGTCGCCGGATGGTCCGCGATTCGTTGATCGAACGGATCATCGGCACAGCGGTGGAAACTTCCGATGCGCGGCGGGTGCTGACGGGATCGCTGGGCGCCGAACCCGGGGGCGATGTGGTCGCATCGCAGCTGATGGAGGCGATGAGCGACGACGATCAGCAAGTGATCCAGATGTTCTCGGCCTTGATCGATGGCCGCGGCGAGGATGTGAAAAAACAATTCCCCGATGTGTTGCGGGCGATACAAACCAAAAGCTTGCTGTACATTCCACTGGCGCGTGGCGGCGACCCGGTGAAGATCTTTTCCACCCGCCTGCGACGACGTTTGCTCACCCATCTGCTGCAGTGGTTGCCGCGACAAGGACACCTGGCCTTGGCCTGCCAATTGGTCGAAACCGCTCGGCTGATGGAGCATCATAATCCGGTCGGTCCCGGCGCGGTCACCGAGTTTGATTCGCTGTTCGGCTTCGGTTTTCGCAGCATGGTCCAGTCGCTGGTCGATACGGTCCGATCGTGGCATGCGACAACGCGCGACGATGCGGGCGAATTGATTTCTCTGCTGGAGAAGCTGACCGAAACCCTATTGGGCAGCTGGCTGGCGCACAGCCGCACGCTGCGACTGTCGGTGCTGGAGACCGCTTCGGATGAAAGGTCTTGGGATGAATTGGTCCAATTCATTCGCGACTACGGCGACCCGATCTTCACTCAAGCCTTCCTGAAGCTGGGGAACATTCGAGCGATCTTGCACCAAGGCGTCGGAAATTGGCTGCAACGCTTGATGGAAGATCCCGATGCGTTGGCGGGGACTCCGATGGTCGAAGCCCTGGGTGGGGCGCTGCCGCTGAAGAAGGCCGAACAGCATTTGGAGATCGTGTTCGAATCGATCCTGGATCATCACAGCGAATATCGCGACTACAACAGCACGACGACGCAAAGCGATCGTGGCGACCTGATCTATATGTTCTTGGACTTCTTGCGATTGCGGGTTCGCTACGACCGGATCGCCTGGAACCTGCGACCGGTGATGTGGGCGCATGAGATCTTGGTCCGCAGTGGTTTCGATGCCGCCGCCGCCGCTTGGCGACGGTCCTTGGTCGAACGGATTGGTGCAGAGGCGGAGCTGTATCTGGAAAAACTGCAAGAGCTGCAGAATAAATACGCGATGCGAATGCCCACCGTCGCCGACCGGATCAGCGAACGGTTTATCCAACCGATGACGATCGACCGGATGCGGGCATTGATCAAATTGGCGATGAGCGACGCCGACAAACAGGAATATTCGCACGCGTTTGACCTGTTGGAACAGGAAGCGGAACTGATGACCCGCACTCCGTCGGGTTCTGGTCTCGATCTGCCCGTCTGGTTGGCATCGCTGGAAGAAGAGGTCGACAATGTGATTGCGCAGCGGGAAGCGGACGAGGTCGACGATCGCAAGCTGATCTCGATCGCAGCGACCTTCCCTTCGGCCGAGGAGCTGATCGACCAATTGGAACAAGCCAACCGCCAAGGCCGCCGTTTACCACATATGGAATAATGCCATCGAGGCTTCAAAAACGGTCGGGACCAAACATTGTGACAATGCCCAAACACGGCTTTGCAGACCGACGACAAATTGGTAAACTCTCCCTCGTTCAAAAAATGCCCCTGTAGCTCAGTCGGTAGAGCAGCTGACTCTTAATCAGCGGGTCCAAGGTTCGAGCCCTTGCGGGGGCACTTTACTTCGCTCGATCAAAAGCGTCTCGATACGCTTCGATCGAAGCCAAGGGTGCCAAGACCACAATCGTGTGGTTGCATTGCATATCACCCAGCGTTTCCAATCCGGAAACGTTGGGTTTTTTTATGCTTTCGCGGTTCGCGCTCCCCACCAACAAAAGAAGCTCCGCTCGGCGATTCGTTCACGCCAACCGTGGCGCGTCGGGCGAACGACATTCCGGTTGCAGCGAAAGCCTCGGATACCCATTTTGGCTGCAATGATCTCGTCGAAAAAACGCAGATCGCAACGGAAGAGCCGCGTTGCACGCGACGGTAATTCGACTTTTACCGCGACAGCAAGCTGATCGATAGCAGAATGACAGCGGTGGTCGAAGCGAGCGTTCGCAGATGGTTCCAACGCGTCCAACGATGAAGGTAGCGTTGCCATTGGGCTTCGCTCTCCGGAGCGGTTGCGGAGAGCGGATCGAGCTGGTTGTTCAACGGGACATTGCAGGCTGCCGTAATCAGGAAACCGCCCACTAGATAACAGGCAGCGCCCGCGGTCCCCCACGCCCATCCCGGTTGACGCTGCCAAAGGGAGATTACGGTCACGGCCAGACAGGCAACCTCAGTCCCGAAGAAGGTGCTCAGGAACACCCCATTCAAGATCGTTCGATTGATCGACTGCATTGCTCGGATTCCTTCGGCCGCAGGCAAGAGCGCCAAGGCACGCATCACTGAAACCGAAAAGACAAAAAACAATCCCGACATCAGGCCGCAGCCCGCGATGGCAAGGATCGTGATCAGCTTGAGGAATAGGAGTATCGTCATCGATGAAACTTGGATGGGGAACTCGAGAAGCGGCGCGGCTGTTTTAGTCGCGTGCTTCGTAGCGGGATAGTTTTGTTTCCAATTCGCTGATGCGGCTTTGCAACTGCTCGATCACAGGAGCCACATCGCGTTGTGGAAGCCGCTTGTGAATGTGTTGTGGGCAGTTCATGTCCCACGCCTCGACGGTGAACAAGATCGCGCGTTCGACGCGTCCAGGATAGTCGGGATCGCGCAACCGTTCCAACAGATCGGGATCGTCCTCCACGACGCGAGCCGTTCCCCAGAGCTTGATCCGGCGACTGTGAACGTAGTCGATCAGGAAGATGAACGCCCTCGGATTCTCTGCGAGATTCCCCAGGGTGATGTATTGCCGGTTGCCGCCGAAGTCGGGAAAACCGAGCGTTTGCGGGTCGAGCACTATCAAAAATCCCGCCGCCCCGCCGCGGTATTGGATGTAGGGCTGACCGGAAGCATTTGCCGTCCCCAAATAAAACATATCCAGTCCAGCAAGAAACGCTTCGAGCGACTCGGTGACTTCGGTTTGCCAACCACGCCCCTGTTCGACTTTGGCGTAGGTGGCTCGGGAGCCTTTTTGAGTCTGGAGCGCTTTGACCGATGGTGTAAAGGCGATGTCGCTAGGGAAGGTCCCCATCGTTACTCTCCTCATTGCAGGTTTGGAATTCCAACATCGTCGGCAGGGCGTGGCCCCGGCGCCGCCCAACGGAACCTTCTTTCGGATTCCTCGATCGCCAGATCGTTGATGCTCGCTTCACGGCGACGCATCAGTCCAGCAGAATCGAACTCCCACAATTCATTGCCATACGCTCGAAACCACGTTCCATGCGAATCGTGGTACTCGTATTGAAAGCGGACAGCGATCCGATCGTCGGTAAAACTCCACAGCGATTTGACCAAGCGATAGTCAAGCTCCCTCGACCACTTATCGGCAAGGAACTGTTCAATCGCATCTCGACCGCTAACAAATTGATTGCGGTTTCTCCACTGGGAATCTTCCGAATAGGCGAGCGCCACGCGCTGCGGATCGCGACTGTTCCAAGCGTCTTCGGCAGCACGGACCTTCGCGGTCGCCGATTGAAGATGAAACGGAGGACGGATCGCGGTGGGGTGGGACATGATTAACTCCAGTAACAGAGGTGACAAATGGGCAACGCGCTCGCCGACGCGAACGCGTTGCCCGTTCCGGTGACAAGACTAGTGCGTCGCACATGCTCCCGACGTGCACGCGGCAGCTTCGACAGGTTCCGCTTTGGCCACATCCAGCTCGGTGTCGGCCACGTTGTTCAGGAAGTTGGTGAAGCAACCCAAAACCACGCTGGCAACAATCTCGACGATCTCTTGGTCGTCAAAGCCCGCGTCGCGCGCTGCGGCCAGTTGCGAATCGGTCACCTTGCCGCGACTGTCCAACACGTCGTTAGCAAACGCCAGCGCCCCCTTGGTGCGACGCTCTTCCGAGCTTCCGGTGCGTCCCGCCAAAATATCCTCTGCCGACAAACCGGCCGCGGGAGCCACCGCGGTGAGGATCGATGTGCAATAGTCGCATTGGTTCGATTCACTGGTGATCAGCTTCAATTGGTTGTGCAGCTTTTCACCAATCTTCACGTCCCCCATCGACGTACTGAAGGCGAGATAGCTGCCGAGCACGGCCGGTGAGTGAGCCATCACTTTCGCAGCATTGGGGATCCCTCCCAACGCTTGCTCGACCGTATCGAACAACTCCTTGGTGCGGCCCTGGGCAACTTGTGGATCAACGGATGAAAGGCGTTGCATCGTAACATCTCCTACGATTCTCAAGACTCTTCGAAAACCAAGCCGGGCAACATCCCCGGCAACACACAATACAGACAGGTCTGTATATTTCAATTGTAAATAAATAAGACGTCCAAAAACGTCGACTTTAAAATTTCACAGCTGAACCCGATACGAAAACCGCTGGAGTCGAGGCTTTAGCCGAACGGATTGTCGTTGGAGTCAAGGCTTCAGCCGAACGGATTGTCGTTGGAGTCGAGGCTTTAGCCGAACGGATTGTCGCTGGAGCCAAGGCTTCAGCGGAACGGATTGTCGTTGGAGTCGAGGCTTCAGCCGAACGGATTGTCGCTGGAGCCAAGGCTTCAGCGGAACGGATTGTCGTTGGAGTCGAGGCTTCAGCCGAACGGATTTTTCCGCGCACGTCGCCTAAAGGCTCGACTCCAACTTCGCTTCCCGTTTCATTTATGTTTTGTTGTTTGCCGCTAACAGCGACCTCGCCGCAACCCTTGCGACGTCGGCCGACTTGGCCGAACGATTCATCTGCGCCGTGACGATCGCCCCTTCCACCAATAACGCGATCGCAGGGGTGCATGCCTTGGCGGCTTCTTCGCCGGCAGTCTCCGCGATGATCCCCTTCAACATCCGCTGGAACCGCTGTTTATGTTTCGCCGAAAACTTGGTCCCCGCATGCTCGGCGTCAGCCAACTCGGCCACTGAGTTGATGAACATGCAGCCCCGGAAACCGGGACTCTGAAACCAGTCCTTCAATGCGGCGAAGAAGGCTTCGAGTCGATCGTGCCCGGCGGCGACGTGCTCTTGGATCGATTCTTCAAACATCGCGTCAAACTTCTCTTCCCGAAATTCCAACACCGCCAGGATCAGATCGTCCTTGGAGGCGAAGTGGTTGTACAGCGACATCTTCGCGACGGCCGCTTCGGCGATGATCCGATCGATCCCGACCGAACGCACTCCATCGGTATAAAACAAGCGTTCCGCGGTCTCCACGATCCGCTGACGCACGTTCGACCGCTTTCCCTTTGTCTCTGGATTGTCCATATCGGAACTATACAGACCTGTCTACATTGCAACAAGAAGGATTCTCGACGATTTTCCGAAATTTGCCCGCCCGCGATCCGACGGATTGAGAATTCCGGCGAACGCCGATCGCAGCCTGGCCACAAGGATACGGAGAAAGGCCCCGATGGCGTCCGGTCAGTCGCATCCCAAGAACCTCCGTTTTCACCGGCCTGTTGATCGAGGTCAGTTACTTCAATCGGCGACATCTGAGATACTTGATTGCGTCTGCGATCGCGAGAGGCGTCGGTACGACGACGCCGATTTCATCGGATGGAGATTCGAGTCGCTCGATGTCCCCGCGGCGCGATCATGTTCTTGAAACCCTA from Rosistilla carotiformis includes the following:
- a CDS encoding stage II sporulation protein M codes for the protein MNIVSLLEQRRHGWEELERLCDEMQSRGRTRGKAPGATRFASLYRSACADLALAEAYQLPPATVEYLHRLVGRAHNQLYRSRNFSLDRSVDMLVRQAPRQIFADPCVHVCGILFFGLFWLSMLLGMSEERLPDFPAQVVGEAQLEQMESNFEAELDAGFDHYVMMASFYIRHNTGIGLQCFAYGILIIPCIFTLAYNAVALGTSFGYMARDSTTGGDNFFEFVTAHGPFELTAIVLSAAAGLRLGLGLISTTGLRRGDSLKVSAIRAIPVIAAASVLFFLAAITEGFLSPSPLPYTIKAMWAILSSGAMTFYFVVLGFPRAGIDAT
- a CDS encoding anthrone oxygenase family protein, giving the protein MTILLFLKLITILAIAGCGLMSGLFFVFSVSVMRALALLPAAEGIRAMQSINRTILNGVFLSTFFGTEVACLAVTVISLWQRQPGWAWGTAGAACYLVGGFLITAACNVPLNNQLDPLSATAPESEAQWQRYLHRWTRWNHLRTLASTTAVILLSISLLSR
- a CDS encoding AAA family ATPase, which codes for MYQRITQQIGKLYVGQDELVLGTLTALFSHGHVLIESVPGLGKTLFVRTLGKVLGCQFGRIQFTADLMPSDITGAPVFDMKESEFRFHPGPVFTQLLLADEINRSPAKTHAALLEIMQEYRVTIDGVSHEVPRPFLVLATQNPLESEGTYNLPEAQLDRFMFKLIIDYPSSQQEAEILRMHSLQIDLNKRLHDEIETVTSPQEIREIIALCGQVRIDDALVDYINSLVRLTRNWPSLHIGASPRAGIALMQSARTLAAFGGRDYATPDDVVEVVLPALRHRVQLTAEAEVEGRRVDEELTSLIRSVEVPRS
- a CDS encoding DUF4129 domain-containing protein, which translates into the protein MIVKSIDAVVRVILDRRPSIEDACCWRMFLFVSWLTLAANTSVPAAHGEAMPAASVTETSQPIGRQALRSLGKVPWYSGDEDRIKAVPVESTDASDADVAARTSGYVGIDNGKSTTPQNFDSILEMIGQVIAWSLLAVVLLLIFAAIGYAFILHERDRARRRGAAGNHREDPSETAERLERLPVRIDHPASNLLGEARRLMELGRYNEAIIYLFSHELVQLDRHQLLRLARGKTNRQYLREIRQSNALQAILHDTIHAFEDAFFGDHTLTRQRFQRCWEQLDNFHAAIDQTGNKGASA
- a CDS encoding nuclear transport factor 2 family protein, which gives rise to MSHPTAIRPPFHLQSATAKVRAAEDAWNSRDPQRVALAYSEDSQWRNRNQFVSGRDAIEQFLADKWSRELDYRLVKSLWSFTDDRIAVRFQYEYHDSHGTWFRAYGNELWEFDSAGLMRRREASINDLAIEESERRFRWAAPGPRPADDVGIPNLQ
- a CDS encoding pyridoxamine 5'-phosphate oxidase family protein; its protein translation is MGTFPSDIAFTPSVKALQTQKGSRATYAKVEQGRGWQTEVTESLEAFLAGLDMFYLGTANASGQPYIQYRGGAAGFLIVLDPQTLGFPDFGGNRQYITLGNLAENPRAFIFLIDYVHSRRIKLWGTARVVEDDPDLLERLRDPDYPGRVERAILFTVEAWDMNCPQHIHKRLPQRDVAPVIEQLQSRISELETKLSRYEARD
- a CDS encoding carboxymuconolactone decarboxylase family protein codes for the protein MQRLSSVDPQVAQGRTKELFDTVEQALGGIPNAAKVMAHSPAVLGSYLAFSTSMGDVKIGEKLHNQLKLITSESNQCDYCTSILTAVAPAAGLSAEDILAGRTGSSEERRTKGALAFANDVLDSRGKVTDSQLAAARDAGFDDQEIVEIVASVVLGCFTNFLNNVADTELDVAKAEPVEAAACTSGACATH
- a CDS encoding TetR/AcrR family transcriptional regulator, whose translation is MRQRIVETAERLFYTDGVRSVGIDRIIAEAAVAKMSLYNHFASKDDLILAVLEFREEKFDAMFEESIQEHVAAGHDRLEAFFAALKDWFQSPGFRGCMFINSVAELADAEHAGTKFSAKHKQRFQRMLKGIIAETAGEEAAKACTPAIALLVEGAIVTAQMNRSAKSADVARVAARSLLAANNKT